Proteins from a genomic interval of Desulfobacteraceae bacterium:
- the hemC gene encoding hydroxymethylbilane synthase — MAQTIVIGTRGSQLALWQANWVRGALSERFPDLRVELLVIKTKGDKILDVALAKVGGKGLFVKEIEEALISGRIDLAVHSMKDMPAAIPERLCIGAVPERENPLDVLITRNGGGLSALPEGARVGTSSLRRAAQLRGRRPDLEIRTLRGNLDTRLRKLAEGDLDAIVLAAAGMLRMGLAGQVSEYLCADVMLPAVGQGALCIEMRRGDPRVARLAAALDDPATRTVVAGERAFLKRLEGGCQVPIAAHGRLAGGVFSLTGLVAEVDGRTIIRQSRSGAAAASQAVGVQLAEHLLALGAGEILDKLKSEGH, encoded by the coding sequence ATGGCGCAAACGATCGTCATCGGCACCCGCGGCAGCCAGCTGGCTTTGTGGCAGGCCAACTGGGTGCGCGGTGCCCTCAGCGAGCGGTTTCCCGATCTGAGGGTCGAGTTGCTGGTCATCAAGACCAAGGGGGATAAAATTCTCGACGTGGCCCTGGCCAAGGTGGGCGGCAAGGGCCTCTTCGTCAAGGAGATCGAAGAGGCATTGATCTCCGGCCGGATCGATTTGGCCGTTCACAGCATGAAGGACATGCCGGCCGCTATCCCCGAGAGGCTTTGCATCGGTGCCGTGCCCGAGCGCGAAAACCCCCTGGACGTGCTGATCACCCGCAACGGGGGGGGGCTTTCTGCGCTGCCCGAGGGGGCGCGGGTGGGCACCAGCAGCCTGCGCCGCGCAGCCCAACTCCGCGGCCGGCGGCCGGATCTTGAGATCCGCACCCTGCGGGGCAATCTCGACACCCGCCTGCGCAAGCTGGCGGAGGGCGATCTGGATGCCATCGTCCTCGCGGCGGCCGGGATGCTTCGCATGGGGCTGGCCGGGCAGGTGAGTGAATACCTCTGCGCGGATGTGATGCTGCCGGCCGTGGGGCAGGGGGCGCTGTGCATCGAAATGCGGCGGGGAGACCCCCGGGTCGCCCGGCTGGCGGCCGCCCTGGACGATCCGGCGACGCGCACGGTGGTCGCCGGTGAGCGGGCCTTTCTGAAACGGCTGGAGGGCGGCTGCCAGGTGCCCATCGCGGCCCACGGGAGGCTGGCCGGCGGGGTTTTTTCACTCACCGGGCTGGTAGCGGAGGTCGACGGCCGGACCATCATCCGCCAGAGCCGGAGTGGCGCGGCCGCCGCGTCACAAGCCGTCGGCGTCCAGCTGGCGGAGCACCTGCTGGCGCTGGGGGCAGGAGAGATCCTGGATAAACTGAAATCGGAAGGCCATTGA
- a CDS encoding D-sedoheptulose 7-phosphate isomerase, producing MDPTHQILAILEDALAVKDAFIRPQVDKIRETAELLAISLAAGGKLLIFGNGGSAADAQHMAAEFVNRFRLERRPLPAIALTTDTSVITSIGNDYGFDQIFAKQVQALGRAGDVALGISTSGNSPNVLRGIQTAAGRGLLTIALTGGGGGALALAADRVFCAPSAVTARIQEAHITLVHIWCDLVERILFPQAAG from the coding sequence GTGGATCCCACCCACCAGATTCTGGCCATTCTCGAGGACGCCCTGGCGGTCAAGGACGCCTTTATCCGGCCGCAGGTGGACAAGATCCGCGAGACCGCGGAGCTGCTGGCCATCTCCCTGGCGGCCGGCGGCAAACTGCTGATTTTCGGAAACGGTGGCAGCGCCGCCGACGCCCAGCACATGGCCGCCGAATTTGTCAACCGCTTTCGGCTGGAGCGGCGGCCCCTGCCGGCCATCGCGCTGACCACCGACACCTCCGTCATCACCAGCATCGGCAACGACTACGGTTTCGACCAGATCTTCGCCAAGCAGGTGCAGGCCCTGGGCCGTGCCGGGGACGTGGCGCTGGGAATCAGCACCAGCGGCAACTCGCCAAACGTCCTGCGGGGGATCCAGACGGCCGCCGGGCGGGGGCTGCTAACCATCGCCCTGACCGGCGGCGGCGGCGGCGCTCTGGCCTTGGCGGCCGACCGCGTCTTCTGCGCACCCTCGGCGGTTACCGCCCGCATCCAGGAGGCGCATATCACGCTGGTGCACATCTGGTGCGATCTGGTGGAGCGGATCCTTTTCCCCCAAGCCGCCGGTTGA
- a CDS encoding zinc ribbon domain-containing protein — protein sequence MPIYEYHCQKCGHDFEYLLLGAEEPECQACHSKEVCRLMSTCGFVSKGSGGQTLKTTAATSSCSGCSASSCAGCGH from the coding sequence ATGCCGATCTACGAGTACCACTGTCAAAAATGCGGTCACGACTTCGAATACCTGCTCCTGGGTGCCGAGGAGCCCGAGTGCCAGGCCTGTCACAGTAAGGAAGTCTGCCGTCTGATGTCCACCTGTGGCTTCGTTTCAAAGGGCAGCGGCGGCCAGACCCTCAAAACCACCGCCGCCACCTCCTCCTGCAGCGGTTGCAGCGCCAGCAGCTGTGCCGGCTGCGGCCACTGA